Proteins from one Mycteria americana isolate JAX WOST 10 ecotype Jacksonville Zoo and Gardens chromosome 1, USCA_MyAme_1.0, whole genome shotgun sequence genomic window:
- the LOC142404542 gene encoding carboxypeptidase A1-like, protein MGFKRPQGAVGTRDGLCRLTMRVLLLLAALVAAAASTETFVGHQVLRIVPTNDEELQKVQELQDLEELQLDFWLAPRGLGHPVDVRVPFPSLQPLKAHLEANGVSYSIVIEDVQALVDHERMEMLRGRRQLPLSTSTFDYATYHTLDEIYAFMDLLVAENPNLVSKLEIGRSTENRPLYVLRFSKGGTNRPAVWIDTGIHSREWVTQASGIWFAKKIVLDHENDEGLASVLDKMDIFLEIVTNPDGFVFTQTQNRMWRKTRSRHPGSTCVGVDPNRNWDAGFGGPGASRNPCSETYHGPYANSEPEVKAIVDFVKNHGNIKAFVSIHSYSQLLLYPYGYTTTPVPDQKELHQISEKAVAALSSLYGTNYKYGSIITTIYQASGGTIDWTYNQGIKYSFTFELRDTGRYGFLLPAKQIVPTAQETWLALKVIMLHARNHLY, encoded by the exons ATGGGATTTAAGAGGCCCCAGGGTGCCGTTGGGACACGGGACGGGCTCTGTCGGCTGACAATGAGggtcctcctgctgctggctgccctggTGGCAGCAGCCGCCAGCACCGAGACTTTTGTTGG GCACCAGGTGCTGCGCATCGTCCCCACCAACGATGAGGAGCTGCAGAaggtgcaggagctgcaggaccTCGAGGAGCTGCAG CTGGATTTCTGGCTGGCACCCCGTGGGCTCGGGCACCCCGTCGATGTCCGcgtgcccttccccagcctgcagcccctcaAAGCCCACCTGGAGGCCAACGGCGTCTCCTACTCCATCGTGATCGAGGACGTGCAG gCGCTGGTGGACCATGAGCGGATGGAGATGCTTCGTGGCCGCCGCCAGCTGCCGCTCTCCACCAGCACCTTTGACTATGCCACCTACCACACGCTGGATGAG ATCTACGCCTTCATGGACCTGCTGGTGGCCGAAAACCCTAACCTGGTCAGCAAGCTCGAGATCGGCCGGTCGACAGAGAACCGCCCCCTCTACGTGCTCAGG TTCAGCAAAGGAGGAACGAACCGCCCGGCTGTCTGGATCGACACCGGCATCCACTCCCGCGAATGGGTGACGCAGGCCAGCGGCATCTGGTTCGCCAAGAAG ATTGTCCTGGATCATGAGAATGATGAAGGTCTGGCCTCTGTCCTGGACAAGATGGACATCTTCCTGGAGATCGTCACCAACCCAGACGGCTTCGTCTTCACCCAAACGCAG AACCGCATGTGGCGCAAGACCAGGTCCAGGCACCCGGGTTCCACTTGCGTCGGTGTGGACCCCAACCGCAACTGGGACGCAGGTTTCGGAG GGCCCGGGGCCAGCAGAAACCCCTGCTCGGAGACGTACCACGGACCCTACGCCAACTCGGAGCCCGAGGTGAAGGCCATCGTGGACTTTGTGAAGAACCACGGGAACATCAAGGCTTTCGTCTCCATCCATAGCTACTCCCAACTCCTGCTCTACCCCTACGGCTACACCACCACCCCCGTGCCTGACCAGAAGGAACTG CACCAGATTTCCGAGAAGGCGGTCGcagctctgtcttctctgtacGGCACTAACTACAAGTATGGCAGCATCATCACCACCATCT ATCAAGCGAGCGGAGGAACCATCGACTGGACGTACAATCAGGGCATTAAGTACTCCTTCACTTTCGAGCTGCGGGACACGGGGCGCTACGGATTCCTGCTCCCCGCCAAACAGATCGTCCCGACCGCCCAGGAGACGTGGCTGGCGCTGAAGGTCATCATGCTGCATGCGCGGAACCATCTCTACTAA
- the LOC142404723 gene encoding LOW QUALITY PROTEIN: carboxypeptidase A1-like (The sequence of the model RefSeq protein was modified relative to this genomic sequence to represent the inferred CDS: deleted 1 base in 1 codon) — translation MTTASSFWTPGTKETWSKIDGGHQEEEEDASHDGILREMGWFGLEMRQLWGRIQTSCGPFPPQRRHDPASKRTSTLAPPARTSSPTSSVPHYEAVTDPPTVAPSRGTPCYPRKERLAPGSVTPIVFEIYDWLDMMVDDHPSLVSKILIGESYKNRPLYVLKFSTGGSNQPAIWLDTSIHSREWITQAIGIWVANKITEEYGQDPSITTILYGMDIFSEIVTNPDGFAFTHSSNRMWRKMRSINTGCRCVGGDPNQNWDAGFGGSGSGSDPCSGNYCSPYAHSESKVKAIADFSCGHGNVRSVISIHSYSQKLLFPYGYKRAPAPNHQELNELAKKAVSDLAAVYGTKYTYGSIVDAIYIADGTTLDWAYDNGVKYSFTFELRDTGRYGFLLPSTQIIPTAIEPWVALLDIMVHVLERPY, via the exons ATGACAACTGCATCTAGTTTTTGGACCCCTGGCACCAAAGAGACCTGGAGCAAGATCGATGGAGGCCaccaagaggaagaggaggatgcaTCCCATGATGGGATACTGAGGGAGATGGGCTGGTTTGGCCTGGAGATGAGAcagctttggg GTCGGATACAGACCTCCTgcggtcccttcccacctcaacgaCGCCATGATCCTGCCTCCAAGAGGACCTCTACCCTGGCACCACCAGCCAGGACCAGCTCACCAACATCATCGGTTCCTCATTATGAAGCCGTAACGGATCCCCCGACTGTGGCACCTTCCCGCGGCACACCCTGCT ACCCTCGCAAGGAACGCCTGGCTCCAGGCTCCGTCACGCCCATCGTCTTTGAA ATCTATGACTGGCTGGACATGATGGTGGATGATCATCCCAGCCTCGTTAGCAAGATCCTGATTGGGGAGAGCTACAAGAACAGACCCCTGTACGTGCTGAAG TTCAGCACTGGGGGATCGAATCAGCCGGCCATCTGGCTGGACACCAGCATCCACTCACGGGAATGGATCACCCAAGCCATCGGCATCTGGGTGGCCAACAAG ATCACCGAGGAGTATGGCCAGGACCCCTCCATCACCACCATACTGTACGGCATGGACATCTTCTCTGAGATCGTCACCAACCCTGATGGCTTCGCCTTCACCCACAGCTCT AACCGCATGTGGCGCAAGATGAGGTCCATCAATACCGGCTGCCGCTGTGTTGGCGGGGACCCCAACCAAAACTGGGACGCGGGTTTTGGAG GCTCCGGCTCTGGCAGCGACCCCTGCTCCGGGAACTACTGCAGCCCCTATGCCCACTCTGAGAGCAAAGTGAAAGCCATCGCGGACTTCAGCTGTGGCCATGGGAATGTGAGATCGGTCATCTCCATCCACAGCTACTCCCAGAAACTGCTTTTCCCCTACGGCTACAAGAGAGCACCTGCACCCAACCACCAGGAACTG AATGAACTGGCT AAAAAGGCAGTGAGCGACTTGGCTGCTGTGTATGGGACAAAATACACCTACGGCAGCATCGTGGACGCCATCT ataTAGCAGATGGCACCACCCTTGACTGGGCCTACGACAACGGGGTGAAATATTCCTTCACCTTTGAGCTGAGGGACACGGGGCGCTACGGCTTCCTCCTACCCAGCACCCAGATCATCCCTACTGCTATCGAGCCCTGGGTGGCACTGCTGGACATCATGGTCCACGTCCTGGAGCGTCCGTACTGA